Below is a window of Mycoplasma sp. 2045 DNA.
AAAAGTTGTTAAATCTTTTATTTTTTGATCAAATACTTCAATTGCATTTTCAGCTGCATGATCTTCATCAGTAATGGCTTCGTTAGGCATAAATCTTCATTCAAGTGAACCTTTTTTGTTTTCATAATAAGTATCAGCATATAGATAATATCTATCTAAAAATCAATTTTCAATTTCTTGAATTCACTTGTTTTTAGAATTCTCATCATTAATTTGATTAAAACTTGGTAATTGAATAAAAAAATCATAAACTGATTGCAATTGATTTTTATCAATTGCAAAATCTATTATTTCTTTATACTTTCTTGAAGTTTTGTGCTTTTCAGGCATTTTTAAATTACCAATTCATTGTTCAATTTCAGTTCAACTTGTTGTATCACCCTTTTTTTGTTGTTCAATAAAAGTTTTTAATTCTTCAGCTGCCGTTCTTTGAAACTCATTTCAATTTTCCTGATTGGCAGCATTAATAGCTGAAACTAAAAATAATGATGATGCTATTACCCCACCAAAAGAAAGAAAAATTTTTCTACTTTTCTTCATTTTAATAACACACCTTTCCTATATATATATATATATTATATACCTATGGAAGAAATGTGAAAAAATTAAAACTTTTTTGAAAATTGCATTAATTTCAGGTATGACATTAATTCCTGTGGCATTTGTTGCTTCTTGTGAAGATTCTAAACAAAAATAAACAGGAAACTAATAGTGGACAGAAGGATTAATTAGACATAATAACACCTCAATGTTGTTGAGGTGGTTTTACATTTATGAAATTTTTAAGTGTTTTTGTGAAATTTTTTGGTTTTTAAAAAATACAAAAAAATCAGCACTATTTTTATCTAGTACTGATCGATTTTAGTTGTTTATTAATTGTTAATTAACTTCTTATTTTTTCTTTCTACCAAATACAAAGATTAACATACCAATTAATCAAGTTACAGCTGAAACAGCTACAATGTATGGTCAGATTAAGATTGGTGATGCTTCTTTTAATCTTTTATCAATAGTTGTTTGTTTAACTACATCTTCGTTGTTATGAGAGTTAAGATTATTTAAAATTTCATCTGAATCAGCAATTGCTTTATTAATTGCATCTTGTTTAGCTTTAGTTAATTTTTCAAATTTCTTAGATTTGGTTAAATCAACTAAATCATTTTTAGCTTTAGTCAATTCTTCAGCATCAACATATAATTGAGAAATTTGATTATGTTTATTATCAAATTCTGTGCTTGTAGCATTATTATCTAAAATGTTATTGATTAATGTCGCTTTGGTTGTGTCATTAAGCACGTCGCTTGCTTTAACTTGTTGAATTAATTTGTCTTTAGCTTTAACGTTATTTAAGTTATTTATAAAGCTTGAATCATTAGCTAAATTCAATGTTTCGCTAATTAATTTACCTCTGGTTTCATCAGAAATTTTGTTGTCTGTAGCCTCTTGATATAATTGATCAATTAAGTCTAATCTAGCTTTTTCATTGTCTAATTTATTAGCAAATTCATCGCTTGTTTCATCTAATTCTCTAATGTTTTGAGAAATTGAATCTTTTTGTTCTTGTGTTAAGTTAGGATTTTGTCTAACTTGATCAATTGCTTCTTGTTTCTTGTCAATGTTTTTAGCTATTTCATTGTAGTTTTGTTCAATTGGATTGTTAGCTAAAACATCTTTAACTAATTTAGCTTTATCATTGTCACTTAAAGTTTGATCATTATTAATTTTTCTTAATTTATTTAATTGATCTTTGATGTTGTCAAAGCTTACTAAAGCATTTTCGCTATTAGCGTTAATTGGGTCTAATTCAGCAATTAATGCATCTTTTTGAGCTTGTGGCAAGTCTGATTGGTTAATTTGTTCGTAAAGTTCGGCTTTTTTATCAACATTACTAATTTGATGATCAAGACTTGATTTGGTTTGATTGTTATCTAAGTCAATAATTTCATTAACTAGATTTGCTTTATTTTCTTTAGTTAACTCATCATTTGCTTTAATTTCTTCAATAGCTTTAACTTTAGCTGAAATATTATCTGCTTGTTTGTTAAAGTCATCAGAATCATTAGGAATATTATGAACTTGATCAATTAAAGCTTCTTTAGTATTTTCATCTAAATTAGGGTTTTGTTTAATTTGATCAATTAAATTCAATTTAGATTCAATGTTATTTAATTTATCAGTTAATTTACTGTCATCATGAGGCACATTAATTACTTCATTTACTAATTTGTTTTTGTCTTCATCGCTAATGTGTTCATTAGTTTGAATTTTTTCAATTAGTTTAGCTTTTTGATCAATGTCAGCAATTTGATTTTCTAAATCATCTTGTTTATTGTCCAAGTTAGCAACTTCATCAATTAATTGTGATTTTTGATCATCAGTTAAATTAGGATTGCTTCTGATTTCTTTAATTTTATTTTCTTTAAGTTCTTCATTAGCTAATTGATCAGCGAATGTTTTATCTCTAGGGTCTAATTGACTGATATTATCACTTAATTTTGCTTTATCTTCAGCGTTTAATTGAGAGTCATCAGTGGCGTTAATTCTTTCATAAGCTTTTTCTTTAGCTTTAATGTTGTCTAATGTATCACCATATGAATTTTTTTCATCTTCGCTGTTTAATTTATCATCAACATTAGCTTTTTCAATATCGTCGATTAAATCTGCTTTTTGTTCAGCTGTTAAATTAGCATTGTTTTTAACATCATTAATTAAGTTTGTTTTATTAACGATTTTATCTAAATTATCTTTGAAGTTTTGAACTTCATCAGCATTATCCGAATTAGAAGGAATAACTAAGTCTTTAACTCGATCTATTAAAGCTTGTTTTTCAGCAGGAGTTAAGTTTTTATTTTCATTAACTTTTTCAATTGCTTTTTCTTTAGCATATTCAAAGTTCTTATCACCGTCAAGCGCATTTTTTGCATCAATTAAAGCTTTTTGTAATTCTAATACTTTAGCAACATCTTCATTTGCACCTTGTTTACTGATTAATTCATCAACTTTGGTTTTAGCTTCATCATAGTTGGCTTTTGGTTCTTGAGAAGCTGCGACATATTTAGGATTATCTGGTTGAGTTAATTCATCATTAATTGCCTTAGCAGTTTCTTTTAATTGACCCATAGCATTATTTAATGTTTGAGCCTTATCAACCACTTTATCAACATTAGCTAACAATTTAGCTTTATCAACTTCTTCAATTAAATCTGTTTTTTGAGCGTCATTAAGATGTTCAAGACTATTAATTACGTTTTTTGCTTCAGCTTTTTTGTTATTTATTTTTTCATCGCCGTCAAGGTTTTGAGCAGCAACATTTAATTTTTCAATTAATGAATCTGTGTTGTCAATACTTAATTCAGCACTTCCATTTTCTTTATCAGCTAAATTGCTTGCATCATTAAATGCTTTATCAAATTCACGCATTTTTTCTTCAGTTGCATTTTTGTAATCAACACTATTAGGTATGTCTTGATTGTCAGCAACTGCTTGTTTAAGCTCAGCCATTTTTTCATCTAATGCTTCTGCTTCTTCAGTTACAGATCTAACATCTTCAGGAGTTGTAGCTTTATCAACTTTAGCAATTAAAGCTAATTTTTGAGCATCATTAATATTTTCTAAAGCATTAATTTTAGCAATTTCTTCAGCTCTAACTGTTTGAATGTGTTCTTTACCATTTAAGTTATTAATTGCTTCATGAACCGCATTGATTTTTTCTTCAATCTTGTCATTGTTTAAGATGTCTTTTGTGTCATCACTTGATTCGTTTAAAGCTATTTTATAGTATTTTAAAGCTTGAATAGCATCATCATATGCTTCTCTTAAATCTTCTTCTGAACCTGTGTAATTAATATCGTTTTTAATCTGAGTTTCGTTGTTTAAGTATTGACCAAGTGTAGCCATTGTACCATTAACCAAAGCATTATTTGCGTCAACAGAATTTACATCAGCAACTCTATCTTTTTCATTGATTTTAGCAATTGCTTCTGCTTTTTGTTGAGCGGTTAAGTTAGTGTAAACTGGGTTTTTGCCTTCGATTTTAGCAATAGCATTTTCTTTAGCTTGAGCAACTTTTTCATCACCATTTAAGCCATTAATTGCGCTATTAAATTCAGCAATTTTAGCATCAATTTGTTCAGCACTTAAGTTTGTGCCGTTGGCTCCTAAATCTTCAGCTCTAATTGCAATTTGATTATTGTATCTTGTTTGACGATCTTCATCTGCTTCAACATAATCTGTTGATTGTTTGTTAACTTCAGCTATATCTTTGTAAGCTTTCATTTTGTCATCAATTGCTTTAGCTTTTTTAACAATATTATTAGCTTCACTTGCTAGGTTATTTTTAACTTCTTGAGTTAAGGCTAATTTTTGAGATGGATTCAAGTTAGTTAAATTATCAATTGTTTCAATAGCTTGGATTTTAGCTGTTTCATCGGCTTTGGCTTGATCCAAAAGATTTTTAACATTAATTGCAAAATCTTTTTTTGTCTTATCTAATGTGGTAACATCAATTTTAGCAATATATGTATCTTGTTCAGCTTTATTTAAATTGTCTAATTTGTCTAATTCATCTTTGGCATTAGTTTGTGCATATTTAAGTGCCTTGCCATAAATTGCTTCTGTTTCTTCTTGTGTTGGAACTTTAGGTAATTTTTCAATTTCGGCTATTGATAAGCCTTTTTGGTTTTCGTTTAGACTTGGGAAATGATTGCTAATGTCATTTCTTAATACTTCTCTATTGCCATCAAGTGCTTCATCGGCGACTTTTAAGGTTTCTTTACTTTGGTTTGCTTCATCAGCTAAATCATTTAATGAATCAGCAGTTGCATTGCTTAAATCTTTAGCTTTTAATTCAGCTAATTTAGCTTTAGCATTTTTTAAGGCTTGATCAACAGCTTCTTTTCTGTCTTGCGCATCGTTGGTATAAATGCTTGTTGCAACTTTAGCTTCTGTAGAAGTAATTTGTTTTTCTAAGTCACCAAGAGCTAAGTCTAATTTTTGAGCTTTTTCTAAGATTTTTTGTGCAGCTTCTTCATCAGTAGCATTATTTAATAAGTCTTTAATGTTATCTTTTTGATCTTCTGATAAATTATCAAGTTTATCAACTGCTTTAGCTTTTTTGTTTTTGTTTTCTTCGCCATCAAGTGCGTTGTAAGCTTTTTCTAATTCTTTTAATGCTTGATCAATTGTTGCTTTATCTGTGTTTTGGCTTAATAATTCTTTAATTTTTGCTAATTCAGCATCGTAATTAGCTTTAACATCATGAGAAGCAAATTGATAGTTATCTAAAGTTTTGTCTGCTGAATAAGCATCATCATTTAATTCTAAATTAGCATTTTCTATTAATGATTTTAGTTCGTTTAAAATGGTTACTTTAGCATTTGTCATTGCTTGATCTAAATTATTAGCTTTTTCTTTAATGGCTTCAATTTGATCAACATTTGAATTGGTAATTTCTGTAACTAATGCATCTTTTTGAGCTTGATTTAAATCATTTAATTGTTTAATATGTTTAATTGCTTGTTCTTTAGCATTATTGTCTGCCTGAGCAGCTTGAATAATAGTTAATAAATTAGCATCTGGTGAAGCAATTGTTGCTTTTTGAGCATTATCCAGTTGTTGTTTGTATTTAGTTTGTTCATCATTGCTTAAGTTTGCTAAAGCAGCTACAATTTCATTAGCTTTTGCTTTAGCTCCGGCAAAAGCAGAGCTGAGTATTTCATCAACTTTGCTTTGGTCTGGATTATTTTGATCCAAAGTTTCAATTTGTGTTAAGAATCTTTGTTTATCAATTAATAAACTATTGTCATAGTTATTAATTTCATCTCTTAAAATTTGTCTTTTGCCATCTAATTTTTCAATTTCATCATTTAATTTTTTTGTTTCATTAACAACGTTTGTGTTAATTTGCGTTAATTTATCTAAACTATCTATGTTGGCAAAATTGTCTTGTTTAAAGTTATTTAAGGTTTTTTCTGCTGCGCTAATTGCCTTATCAAACGCAGTGTGTTTAGCTTTTGTATCATTCGTATAAATATCTTTAGCTTGTTTAGCTTTAGCTTCTGCTATTTTGTCAATTAAAGCTTGTAGATTGGCATTTAATTTTTCTGCTTCTTGGTAAATTTTATCAGCTTGCTTAGCTGAAGAAGCGTTGTTAATTAATTCTTTAATTTTAGCTTTTTGATTAGCACTTAAATTACCTAATTGATCTATTTTATTGTTTAATTCACTAACTTTGTTATTACCATTTAAAGCATTGTAAGTGGCATGAAGATCACTCAATGTTTTTTCAACTTTTTGAAGATCTCCGTTTGTGCCTGTTTTTTTATTTAATAATGCTTGCGCAACTGACAAAGCAGTATCATAAGCTTGTTTTAAGTCATCGCTTGCTAATTTATATATAACATTAGTTTTTTCATCACTATTTTGATTGTCATTTAATGAACCATTATTAGTTAAAACTTTTAATTGATCAACAACAGTTGTGCTCAAAGCGCCCATTTTGTCATTTAAAACACTAGCATTATTAAACATTTGCTCGGAAGTTTGTTTGTCAGTAGCATTTCTAATTTGATCAGCTATTCTGTAAGCTTGATTGTCATTTAAATTAAGATACGTTGTAGCAACCTTATTAGCAATTTCATATTTTTCAACTTTAATTGTTAATTGATTTAATTTTTGAACTGTTTGCTCTTGTGCGTTTGCTTCATTTGAGAATGATGCTTGTTCTTGCTTGGTCAATAATTGACTATTGTTGATTTTTGCTAAAACTTCACGTCTTTTCTTTTCTAAAGTAGTTAAAAAGCCGTTTAAAACAATTGAATTTGTATCGCTTGAAACTTGGTCATTTAAGTTGGCAATACTTGATTGAAGTGCATAATCAACTGTAATTGTGCCGTTTTCGTCATTTTTAGTAATATTGTTTATTTTTACTAATGCATTTTGATTGTTTAAAGCACCAAAAACAATTTCATTATCTTGAATTTCAGAAGGTAACCTGTTTGCTTGATTGCTAATTGAATTGTTTGAAACTGTTAATGTGTTCTTTTTAATATTAGCAACCAATTCATTTAATCTTTCAACTTCTGTTTTAAAGTTGTTTACTGTTGCTTGTCTTTGTTCAGTTTCAATATCATTAATTCTTTTTGACTTAATTACATAATCAAAAGTTAATGTTCCAGTCTTATCATCAACAACAAATGAATTGTCTTTAAGAACAATTTCATCGGTTTTATCATTAATTCCATTTACATCAATATATTGAGCAAAGTTTTCTTTAGTAATTTCACGAGCCAATACCGATTTAGCTGTTTTAAGGGCAAATGTAGCATTTAAAGCATCGATTCTTTGTTTTTCTTGAACTCTATCAGCAGCAAAACCAGTAATTCAATTAGATGTTGTTTCATCACTTTGAATAGTTGTGTTATATAAGTTTTTAGTTGATTTTACAACAAAATTTAATTTTGCTCTACCGCTATCATCTAATTGCTCTTTTTGAGCTATTGCTTTAATTTCCACAATTGCGTCTGTTAAAGTATCAATTGGATAGAATTTGACTAATTGAGCATCTCTAACCAAGGTATTTGATTTTGTTTGATTATTAGCTTGATCATAACCAAATTTATTTTCATCAGAAGCTAATGCTTTAGTCATTCCATTAATTCTATTTTGTTCTTTAGCTAAGTTTAATGTTTTAGTGAAATCACTATCATTTTTATAAACTACATTTAATTTATTTGTATCTAAATTTGTATCAATTAATTTGTCGATTTCGCCTTTAAAAGTTTGTTTTTGAGCATCTGATAAGTTTTGTAAGGATTTAATTTGCGCTTTAACAGCACTAGCAGATTCTTTATAAACTGCATTAGAAATTTGCAATAAGTAACCATTAATTTCGTTTTGATCAGGTTTAGTTAAAACAAATTCTTGGTTGGCATTTGTTGCAAAATTATGACGATTGCCATATTCTGTCTCAGCAACATTTATTTTGCTAATTTTTCCAAATCAATTTGTTAAAGCGCTTGATTCGTTAGCAATGTCGTAGTATTTCTTAGCATCGATATAAACATACTTTTTAAATTCTTCAGCTAATTTACCACCATTGCCAAAAATATTGTCTAATGAAGTAACTAAGTTGTTAAAACCTGTTAAGTAATTTTGTTTTAAGTTGGCACTTAATAAATTAGTTTCTGAAGCAAAAACATTATTTGCTTTATTATTTTCATTGTCTGATCCAATTAATTGATTCATTAATTTTGTTCAAGCTGGTTCATTAACATTACTAAATTGTTCTCTAGCGTTTTGGCCATCTCAAACATAAGAAGTGTTAGCTTGATTTTTGTCAATTAATGTACTGCCACCTGTAAATAAATCACTTGTTTTGATTGTGTCTAATTCTTGATTAAATGTTTTGGTTTTAGTGTAAATGTCATTAGCTAAACTAACAGCTTTTTCTAGTTTTTGAATATCGCCTAAATAGTCATATTTTCAGTTTGCTTTTCAAGCGTTTGCTAGTGTTGTGCTTGATTGACCTTGATCATTTTTAACTTGAATATTTACAAAATCATTTAAAGCTTTATTTTTAATTTTTTCAATAAAGGTTTTAATTTGTTGTTTGTTGTATTCAGAATCGGCGATTACTGCGTAATTGTTAATTTTATCTTCTAATGCTTTTAAGTTTTTTAAACCATTTGGAGTGCCAAAGTTCGCTCCTTTTCAAATTGCTAGGGTTGATTGAAGATTGTTATAGCTAACAGTTGTTGGAGCATTTGATCTATCAAATAATTTTTCGCTTTGATTAAATTCATTACTCTTGTAAGCAGCATATTGTCAATAAGAAAATTTGCGAGAATCAATATTATTTTTGTAAGCAGGAGTTGAAAATAAATAATCCAACTTTTTAGTTCCATCATAGTCATCAACTGTTACTTTTTCATCGCTTGAAGCATAATTAACTGTTTCAAAGAACTTTTCTTCAATTTGTTTTTGCAAGTCATCATATGCCTTAACATAAGCAATTCATTCATTAAGATTTCTCTTGCCTGTTCCACCTGGTAAGTTGTAATCTTGATCTATTTGCTTTTCTAAATCTGCCATTAATTGTGCTTTTTGAAGATTCGTTAGTCATTTAGATTCTTTGATTGTTGCAATAACAGTACCATAATCAGTTAATGATCAAACAATGTTTGAATTTATGTTGGCTTCGCTTGAAAAGTTATTACGGTCGCTTAATGTGAATCTACCATTATTATTAGCAAATTTTCAATATTTTTTGCTTTTTTCATCTTGTTTAATAACTAATTCAATGTTAGATGCTTGTCAAGTAGAAGGTGTGGTTGATGCAGAATCAACGTTATCAATATCAATAGATTCTTGAATAACTGCTTTATTAGTAAAAGGTTTACTAAAATCAGAATAGTTGCTAATATTGTTTCTATTAATTTTTACAACTGAATTACTGTCATTTAAATTTTTAGAACTATTTAGTTGTGTATTAACTAAATAAAATTCTGCTTGTGGGGCGTTTAAATCTAAAGTATTAAATGATTTTTTAACTCTATCATCATATTCTTCTTTAATAATCAAATTGGTGTTTCTTCAAAAACTAGGTTTTTGCATAGAAAATTTTTGCAATAAGCTTTGATTATCATAACGATAGGCTTGAGTTGTTCCAAAAAACGATCTTGTTGTAGAGTTGAAATCGTTTGTAGTCGTACCATCCGAATTTATGTTAAATCTAACATCAAA
It encodes the following:
- a CDS encoding lipoprotein 17-related variable surface protein, producing MANKKLIKKFLTIGVITSPLLLFLPSALIRVDNKEAETGDYDQINIFSTTTRNANTAVEKYETGSWNKEVWGKVDRTWFPKNDDPLKPETIMEIYENGRWVELQNSAGQKTIWNPSDDSANALNPNFVKKIRLRYLSMRAYQDQDSMLIPENYFSGGFWFSKDIVLASNIDVKIYDARKSKYKTSPKLERHETVTIDPFSFSYTSRTTVSPTVISNTTTTDGTSEESVSKQFSSRYNAFYTENPLTGAKNTSWSDNSDWGTTDIVHDIFSFNGAAFLNKYALYKPDNGLYNDAASFAKSDGWITIRNSLGGYFYFASGRGTQARPQEVVLEFDVRFNINSDGTTTNDFNSTTRSFFGTTQAYRYDNQSLLQKFSMQKPSFWRNTNLIIKEEYDDRVKKSFNTLDLNAPQAEFYLVNTQLNSSKNLNDSNSVVKINRNNISNYSDFSKPFTNKAVIQESIDIDNVDSASTTPSTWQASNIELVIKQDEKSKKYWKFANNNGRFTLSDRNNFSSEANINSNIVWSLTDYGTVIATIKESKWLTNLQKAQLMADLEKQIDQDYNLPGGTGKRNLNEWIAYVKAYDDLQKQIEEKFFETVNYASSDEKVTVDDYDGTKKLDYLFSTPAYKNNIDSRKFSYWQYAAYKSNEFNQSEKLFDRSNAPTTVSYNNLQSTLAIWKGANFGTPNGLKNLKALEDKINNYAVIADSEYNKQQIKTFIEKIKNKALNDFVNIQVKNDQGQSSTTLANAWKANWKYDYLGDIQKLEKAVSLANDIYTKTKTFNQELDTIKTSDLFTGGSTLIDKNQANTSYVWDGQNAREQFSNVNEPAWTKLMNQLIGSDNENNKANNVFASETNLLSANLKQNYLTGFNNLVTSLDNIFGNGGKLAEEFKKYVYIDAKKYYDIANESSALTNWFGKISKINVAETEYGNRHNFATNANQEFVLTKPDQNEINGYLLQISNAVYKESASAVKAQIKSLQNLSDAQKQTFKGEIDKLIDTNLDTNKLNVVYKNDSDFTKTLNLAKEQNRINGMTKALASDENKFGYDQANNQTKSNTLVRDAQLVKFYPIDTLTDAIVEIKAIAQKEQLDDSGRAKLNFVVKSTKNLYNTTIQSDETTSNWITGFAADRVQEKQRIDALNATFALKTAKSVLAREITKENFAQYIDVNGINDKTDEIVLKDNSFVVDDKTGTLTFDYVIKSKRINDIETEQRQATVNNFKTEVERLNELVANIKKNTLTVSNNSISNQANRLPSEIQDNEIVFGALNNQNALVKINNITKNDENGTITVDYALQSSIANLNDQVSSDTNSIVLNGFLTTLEKKRREVLAKINNSQLLTKQEQASFSNEANAQEQTVQKLNQLTIKVEKYEIANKVATTYLNLNDNQAYRIADQIRNATDKQTSEQMFNNASVLNDKMGALSTTVVDQLKVLTNNGSLNDNQNSDEKTNVIYKLASDDLKQAYDTALSVAQALLNKKTGTNGDLQKVEKTLSDLHATYNALNGNNKVSELNNKIDQLGNLSANQKAKIKELINNASSAKQADKIYQEAEKLNANLQALIDKIAEAKAKQAKDIYTNDTKAKHTAFDKAISAAEKTLNNFKQDNFANIDSLDKLTQINTNVVNETKKLNDEIEKLDGKRQILRDEINNYDNSLLIDKQRFLTQIETLDQNNPDQSKVDEILSSAFAGAKAKANEIVAALANLSNDEQTKYKQQLDNAQKATIASPDANLLTIIQAAQADNNAKEQAIKHIKQLNDLNQAQKDALVTEITNSNVDQIEAIKEKANNLDQAMTNAKVTILNELKSLIENANLELNDDAYSADKTLDNYQFASHDVKANYDAELAKIKELLSQNTDKATIDQALKELEKAYNALDGEENKNKKAKAVDKLDNLSEDQKDNIKDLLNNATDEEAAQKILEKAQKLDLALGDLEKQITSTEAKVATSIYTNDAQDRKEAVDQALKNAKAKLAELKAKDLSNATADSLNDLADEANQSKETLKVADEALDGNREVLRNDISNHFPSLNENQKGLSIAEIEKLPKVPTQEETEAIYGKALKYAQTNAKDELDKLDNLNKAEQDTYIAKIDVTTLDKTKKDFAINVKNLLDQAKADETAKIQAIETIDNLTNLNPSQKLALTQEVKNNLASEANNIVKKAKAIDDKMKAYKDIAEVNKQSTDYVEADEDRQTRYNNQIAIRAEDLGANGTNLSAEQIDAKIAEFNSAINGLNGDEKVAQAKENAIAKIEGKNPVYTNLTAQQKAEAIAKINEKDRVADVNSVDANNALVNGTMATLGQYLNNETQIKNDINYTGSEEDLREAYDDAIQALKYYKIALNESSDDTKDILNNDKIEEKINAVHEAINNLNGKEHIQTVRAEEIAKINALENINDAQKLALIAKVDKATTPEDVRSVTEEAEALDEKMAELKQAVADNQDIPNSVDYKNATEEKMREFDKAFNDASNLADKENGSAELSIDNTDSLIEKLNVAAQNLDGDEKINNKKAEAKNVINSLEHLNDAQKTDLIEEVDKAKLLANVDKVVDKAQTLNNAMGQLKETAKAINDELTQPDNPKYVAASQEPKANYDEAKTKVDELISKQGANEDVAKVLELQKALIDAKNALDGDKNFEYAKEKAIEKVNENKNLTPAEKQALIDRVKDLVIPSNSDNADEVQNFKDNLDKIVNKTNLINDVKNNANLTAEQKADLIDDIEKANVDDKLNSEDEKNSYGDTLDNIKAKEKAYERINATDDSQLNAEDKAKLSDNISQLDPRDKTFADQLANEELKENKIKEIRSNPNLTDDQKSQLIDEVANLDNKQDDLENQIADIDQKAKLIEKIQTNEHISDEDKNKLVNEVINVPHDDSKLTDKLNNIESKLNLIDQIKQNPNLDENTKEALIDQVHNIPNDSDDFNKQADNISAKVKAIEEIKANDELTKENKANLVNEIIDLDNNQTKSSLDHQISNVDKKAELYEQINQSDLPQAQKDALIAELDPINANSENALVSFDNIKDQLNKLRKINNDQTLSDNDKAKLVKDVLANNPIEQNYNEIAKNIDKKQEAIDQVRQNPNLTQEQKDSISQNIRELDETSDEFANKLDNEKARLDLIDQLYQEATDNKISDETRGKLISETLNLANDSSFINNLNNVKAKDKLIQQVKASDVLNDTTKATLINNILDNNATSTEFDNKHNQISQLYVDAEELTKAKNDLVDLTKSKKFEKLTKAKQDAINKAIADSDEILNNLNSHNNEDVVKQTTIDKRLKEASPILIWPYIVAVSAVTWLIGMLIFVFGRKKK